From the genome of Saccharicrinis carchari, one region includes:
- a CDS encoding peptidylprolyl isomerase, whose protein sequence is MHKTTILFVSIIINIFFVNISLSGQKNVIDEVIAVVGDNAILKSDVEYQYQQAVMQGMSAKGDLKCKLFEQQLIQKLMLNQAVLDSVEVSENNVINEVDRRMNEFINRAGGREKLEEWFNKSVLQIKREQMTVVRDQMLTESMQRAITQNVEPTPSQVRAFYRKTPKDSLPMVPVQFEIQKIAVYPQIDQKEIDRVKSRLRDFQKQVAEGRDFATLAVLYSEDPGSATSGGDLGWSTRGSLVPEFANVAFNMQEINKVSKIVQTEYGYHIIQLLDRKGERIHVRHILMKPKVSPEANKEAIARLDSVANLITDGELTFEEAALYYSMDKDTRNNGGLMVNMRSQSSNFELAAIQEPRLAKELQKLSEGEISKPFNIKDEKGHDVYVIIKQKRRIEPHRANLKDDYQLIQSIMTEKKRQELINEWIIEKQQDTYITINDEWKDCNFEFKNWIK, encoded by the coding sequence ATGCATAAGACAACCATTTTATTTGTTTCCATCATAATCAACATTTTTTTCGTTAACATTTCGCTGTCAGGTCAAAAAAACGTGATTGATGAAGTTATAGCCGTAGTAGGCGATAATGCTATTTTAAAGTCCGATGTAGAATACCAGTATCAACAGGCTGTTATGCAGGGTATGTCGGCCAAGGGCGATTTAAAGTGTAAACTTTTTGAGCAACAGCTTATTCAAAAACTTATGCTTAATCAGGCCGTTTTGGACAGTGTGGAGGTGAGCGAAAATAATGTTATTAACGAGGTCGATCGCAGAATGAATGAATTCATTAACCGGGCGGGAGGACGCGAAAAACTCGAAGAGTGGTTTAATAAATCGGTGCTACAAATAAAAAGGGAGCAAATGACCGTTGTACGCGATCAAATGCTTACCGAGAGTATGCAGCGTGCGATTACGCAAAACGTAGAACCAACGCCTTCGCAGGTGCGTGCTTTCTACCGAAAAACACCAAAGGACAGTCTGCCTATGGTGCCGGTACAGTTCGAGATACAAAAAATAGCCGTTTATCCGCAAATAGATCAAAAAGAAATAGACCGGGTGAAATCGCGACTACGGGATTTTCAAAAGCAAGTGGCCGAAGGGCGAGATTTTGCAACCCTGGCAGTGCTCTATTCTGAGGACCCCGGAAGTGCAACCAGCGGTGGCGATCTGGGCTGGAGCACGCGTGGCTCTTTGGTGCCCGAATTTGCCAATGTGGCTTTTAATATGCAGGAAATAAACAAGGTTTCTAAGATTGTGCAAACAGAATATGGATACCATATCATCCAACTCCTCGACCGCAAAGGAGAGCGTATCCATGTGCGTCATATACTGATGAAACCCAAGGTGTCGCCGGAGGCCAACAAAGAAGCTATTGCACGACTCGATTCGGTGGCTAATTTAATTACCGATGGAGAACTTACCTTTGAGGAGGCTGCGCTTTATTATTCCATGGACAAAGACACCCGTAATAATGGGGGGTTAATGGTGAATATGCGATCACAATCATCTAATTTTGAGTTGGCAGCCATTCAGGAGCCTCGCCTGGCCAAAGAGCTGCAAAAGTTAAGCGAAGGCGAAATTTCCAAGCCATTCAATATTAAAGACGAAAAAGGACACGATGTTTATGTTATCATCAAACAAAAAAGAAGAATTGAGCCCCATCGTGCCAACTTAAAAGACGATTATCAGTTGATACAAAGTATTATGACCGAAAAGAAGCGTCAGGAATTGATTAACGAGTGGATAATTGAAAAGCAGCAGGATACATATATCACTATAAACGATGAGTGGAAAGATTGTAATTTTGAATTTAAAAATTGGATAAAATAA
- a CDS encoding OstA-like protein: MSRCTFAMLFAILLCGSQNAIAQKKILVNNADSLNYDEALYGKDVQVLIGNVEFEHQTALMYCDTAYRFVGSNKFNAKGNIHIIQNDTLHLYGNTLYYDGNTGIAQVRDKVRLVNKDVVLTTDYLDYDRVNNFAYYFNFGKIVNKENTLTSKKGYYYPDADQTHFKDSVVATNPKYIIYSDTLIYNTVTKVANIHGPTHIVGDSNTIYAEAGYYDMMHDVALLKQNAYVQGEQLLKGDTIYYNRASGYGEIFNGMELHDTTNNVIIKGDYGFYNEISKDALATLNAQLLQIYNEDTLFLHADTLQAVPLENGEDKLIKAYRKVQYFRPDMQGRCDSMVFDSRDTTNTFYYDPIMWSMGNQLSADVIRMYTKDEVLDKIDLIDRSFIISEEDTGRYNQIKGKEMVGYVRNNELYRIDVDGNAQSVYFPKDKKNILGVNRAESSNMTIYLKKRQVDQIVMRVSPTGNMNPLFLIADEKLRLDGFYWLEAFRPKTKEDIFIWEELPLFERGEDRSEYDLDETY; the protein is encoded by the coding sequence ATGTCAAGATGTACTTTTGCAATGCTCTTTGCAATATTATTATGTGGTTCACAAAATGCTATTGCACAAAAAAAAATACTGGTAAACAACGCCGATAGTCTTAACTACGACGAAGCGCTTTACGGTAAGGATGTGCAAGTGCTTATTGGTAATGTTGAGTTCGAGCACCAAACCGCACTAATGTATTGCGATACGGCCTATCGTTTTGTGGGGAGTAATAAATTTAATGCTAAAGGCAATATCCATATTATACAAAACGATACTTTACACCTCTATGGCAATACCTTGTATTACGATGGCAACACAGGTATTGCACAGGTACGTGATAAGGTAAGGCTGGTAAATAAAGACGTGGTGCTAACTACTGATTATTTAGATTACGATAGAGTGAATAATTTTGCCTATTATTTTAATTTTGGGAAAATTGTAAACAAAGAGAATACGCTAACCAGTAAAAAAGGATATTATTATCCCGATGCCGACCAAACCCATTTTAAAGATAGTGTAGTTGCTACAAACCCTAAATACATTATTTATTCCGATACGCTTATTTATAATACCGTTACAAAGGTGGCCAACATACATGGCCCTACCCACATTGTAGGCGACAGCAATACCATTTATGCCGAAGCGGGGTATTATGATATGATGCACGATGTGGCATTACTAAAGCAAAATGCTTACGTACAGGGCGAACAACTGTTAAAAGGCGATACCATTTATTACAACAGAGCGAGTGGCTATGGCGAAATATTTAACGGCATGGAGCTGCATGATACCACCAACAACGTGATTATTAAAGGCGATTACGGTTTTTACAACGAAATAAGTAAAGATGCCTTGGCCACCTTGAATGCACAGCTTTTGCAAATTTATAACGAAGACACGCTTTTTTTACATGCCGACACCTTACAGGCAGTACCCTTGGAAAACGGTGAGGACAAGCTTATTAAAGCGTATAGAAAGGTACAGTATTTTAGACCGGATATGCAAGGGCGTTGCGATTCCATGGTGTTTGATAGCAGGGATACTACCAATACATTTTACTACGACCCCATTATGTGGTCCATGGGAAACCAGCTTTCCGCCGATGTAATTAGGATGTATACCAAGGATGAGGTGCTGGATAAAATTGATTTAATAGACCGTTCTTTTATTATTTCAGAAGAAGATACAGGGCGTTACAATCAAATCAAAGGCAAAGAAATGGTTGGCTATGTGCGTAATAACGAGCTCTATAGGATTGATGTAGATGGCAATGCACAGTCGGTTTATTTTCCGAAAGATAAAAAAAACATACTGGGTGTTAACCGTGCCGAATCCAGCAATATGACCATATATCTGAAAAAAAGACAGGTAGATCAAATCGTTATGCGGGTTTCGCCAACCGGCAATATGAATCCTCTTTTTTTAATTGCGGATGAAAAACTACGGCTGGATGGTTTTTATTGGCTCGAAGCATTCCGACCAAAGACCAAAGAGGATATTTTTATCTGGGAAGAATTACCCCTCTTTGAACGTGGCGAGGATCGCTCCGAATACGATTTAGACGAAACGTATTAG